From one Phocoena sinus isolate mPhoSin1 chromosome 6, mPhoSin1.pri, whole genome shotgun sequence genomic stretch:
- the NPR2 gene encoding atrial natriuretic peptide receptor 2 isoform X3 yields the protein MALPSLLLVVAALAGGVRPPGTRNLTLAVVLPEHNLSYAWAWPRVGPAVALAVEALGRALPVDLRFVSSELDGACSEYLAPLRAVDLKLYHDPDLLLGPGCVYPAASVARFASHWRLPLLTAGAVASGFAAKNEHYRTLVRTGPSAPKLGEFVVTLHGHFNWTARAALLYLDARTDDRPHYFTIEGVFEALQGSNLSVQHQVYAREPGGPEQATHFIRANGRIVYICGPLEMLHEILLQAQRENLTNGDYVFFYLDVFGESLHAGPTRSTGRPWQDNRTWEQAEALREAFQMVLVITYREPPNPEYQEFQNRLLIRAREDFGVELAPSLMNLIAGCFYDGILLYAEVLNETIQEGGTREDGLRIVEKMQGRRYHGVTGLVVMDKNNDRETDFVLWAMGDLDSGDFQPAAHYSGAEKQIWWTGRPIPWVKGAPPLDNPPCAFDLDDPSCDKTPLSTLAIVALGTGITFIMFGVSSFLIFRPYRKLMLEKELASMLWRIRWEELQFGNSERYHKGAGSRLTLSLRGSSYGSLMTAHGKYQIFANTGHFKGNVVAIKHVNKKRIELTRQVLFELKHMRDVQFNHLTRFIGACIDPPNICIVTEYCPRGSLQDILENDSINLDWMFRYSLINDLVKGMAFLHNSIIASHGSLKSSNCVVDSRFVLKITDYGLASFRSTAEPDDNHALYAKKLWTAPELLSGNPLPTTGMQKADVYSFGIILQEIALRSGPFYLEGLDLSPKEIVQKVRNGQRPYFRPSIDRTQLNEELVLLMERCWAQDAAERPDFGQIKGFIRRFNKEGGTSILDNLLLRMEQYANNLEKLVEERTQAYLEEKRKAEALLYQILPHSVAEQLKRGETVQAEAFDSVTIYFSDIVGFTALSAESTPMQVETIGDAYMVVSGLPGRNGQRHAPEIARMALALLDAVSSFRIRHRPHDQLRLRIGVHTGPVCAGVVGLKMPRYCLFGDTVNTASRMESNGQALKIHVSSTTKDALDELGCFRLELRGDVEMKGKGKMRTYWLLGEQKGPAGLL from the exons ATGGCACTGCCATCACTCCTGCTGGTGGTGGCGGCCCTGGCAGGTGGGGTGCGTCCTCCAGGGACGCGGAACCTGACGCTGGCGGTGGTGCTGCCAGAACACAACCTGAGCTATGCCTGGGCCTGGCCACGGGTGGGTCCCGCTGTGGCACTCGCTGTGGAGGCGCTGGGCCGGGCGCTGCCCGTGGACCTACGGTTCGTCAGCTCTGAACTAGATGGCGCCTGCTCTGAGTACCTGGCCCCGCTGCGCGCTGTGGACCTCAAGCTCTACCACGATCCCGACCTTCTGTTGGGCCCCGGTTGCGTGTACCCCGCTGCCTCTGTGGCCCGCTTTGCCTCACATTGGCGCCTTCCCCTGCTGACTGCGGGTGCTGTGGCCTCTGGTTTTGCGGCTAAGAATGAGCATTATCGTACTCTGGTGCGCACTGGTCCCTCTGCTCCCAAGCTGGGTGAGTTTGTAGTGACGCTACATGGGCACTTCAATTGGACTGCCCGTGCTGCCTTGCTGTATCTGGATGCTCGCACAGATGACCGGCCTCACTACTTCACCATCGAGGGCGTCTTTGAGGCCCTGCAGGGCAGCAACCTCAGTGTGCAGCACCAGGTGTATGCCCGTGAGCCGGGGGGCCCTGAGCAGGCCACCCACTTCATCCGGGCCAACGGGCGCA TTGTGTATATCTGCGGCCCTCTGGAGATGCTGCATGAGATCCTGCTTCAGGCCCAGAGGGAGAACCTGACCAACGGAGATTATGTCTTCTTTTACCTGGATGTCTTTGGGGAGAGTCTCCATGCAGGCCCCACGCGCTCCACAGGCCGGCCGTGGCAGGACAATCGCACCTGGGAACAGGCCGAGGCCCTCAGAGAAGCTTTTCAG ATGGTATTGGTCATCACATACCGAGAACCCCCGAATCCTGAGTATCAGGAATTCCAGAATCGTCTTCTGATAAGAGCTCGGGAAGACTTTGGTGTGGAGCTGGCCCCTTCCCTC ATGAACCTCATTGCTGGCTGCTTCTACGATGGGATCCTGCTATATGCTGAAGTCCTGAATGAGACAATACAGGAAGGAGGCACCCGGGAAGATGGACTTCGAATTgtcgagaagatgcaaggaaGAAGATACCATG GTGTAACTGGACTGGTTGTTATGGACAAGAACAATGACCGGGAGACTGATTTTGTCCTGTGGGCCATGGGAGACCTGGATTCTGGGGACTTTCAG CCTGCAGCCCACTACTCGGGAGCCGAAAAGCAGATTTGGTGGACAGGACGGCCCATCCCCTGGGTGAAGGGGGCCCCCCCCTTGGACAATCCCCCCTGTGCCTTTGACTTGGACGACCCATCCTGTGATAAAA CCCCACTTTCCACTCTGGCAATCGTGGCGCTGGGCACAGGAATCACCTTCATCATGTTTGGCGTTTCCAGCTTCCTCATTTTCCG TCCTTACAGAAAACTGATGCTGGAGAAAGAGCTGGCTAGCATGTTGTGGCGCATTCGCTGGGAGGAGCTGCAATTTGGCAATTCAGAGCGATACCATAAAGGTGCAGGCAGTCGTCTCACACTGTCGCTG CGGGGATCCAGTTACGGCTCGCTCATGACAGCCCATGGGAAATACCAGATCTTTGCCAACACCGGTCACTTCAAG GGAAATGTTGTTGCCATCAAACATGTGAATAAGAAGCGCATTGAGCTGACCCGGCAGGTTCTGTTTGAACTCAAACAT atgaGAGATGTTCAGTTCAACCATCTCACTCGCTTCATTGGCGCCTGCATAGACCCTCCCAACATTTGCATCGTCACCGAGTATTGTCCTCGTGGGAGTTTACAG GATATTCTGGAAAATGATAGCATCAACTTGGATTGGATGTTTCGTTACTCACTCATTAATGACCTCGTTAAG GGCATGGCCTTTCTCCATAACAGCATTATTGCATCCCATGGGAGTCTCAAGTCCTCCAACTGTGTGGTGGATAGTCGTTTTGTGCTCAAAATCACAGACTATGGCCTGGCCAGCTTCCGATCAACTGCTGAACCTGATGACAACCACGCCCTCTATGCCA AGAAGCTGTGGACTGCCCCAGAACTGCTCAGTGGGAACCCCTTGCCAACCACAGGCATGCAGAAGGCCGATGTCTATAGCTTTGGGATCATCTTACAGGAGATAGCCCTTCGCAGTGGTCCTTTCTACTTGGAGGGCCTGGACCTCAGCCCCAAAG AGATTGTCCAGAAGGTCCGAAATGGTCAGCGGCCTTATTTCCGGCCGAGCATCGACCGGACCCAACTGAACGAAGAGCTGGTTTTGCTGATGGAGCGGTGTTGGGCCCAGGACGCAGCTGAGCGACCAGACTTTGGACAGATTAAGGGCTTCATTCGCCGCTTTAACAA GGAGGGTGGCACCAGCATACTGGACAACCTCCTATTGCGCATGGAACAGTATGCCAACAACCTGGAGAAGCTGGTGGAGGAACGCACACAGGCCTACCTGGAGGAGAAACGCAAGGCTGAGGCTCTGCTCTACCAAATTCTACCCCA TTCAGTGGCAGAGCAGTTAAAACGGGGAGAGACCGTACAGGCCGAGGCCTTTGACAGCGTTACCATCTACTTCAGTGACATCGTTGGCTTCACAGCTTTGTCAGCAGAGAGCACCCCCATGCAG GTAGAGACGATTGGAGATGCCTACATGGTGGTATCTGGTCTCCCAGGCAGAAATGGTCAGCGCCATGCCCCGGAAATTGCTCGTATGGCCCTGGCATTACTGGATGCGGTTTCTTCCTTCCGCATCCGCCACCGACCCCATGACCAGCTGAGGCTACGCATAGGGGTCCACACGG GGCCCGTCTGTGCTGGGGTCGTTGGCCTGAAGATGCCCCGCTACTGTCTTTTTGGAGACACAGTGAACACTGCTTCCCGAATGGAGTCTAATGGTCAAG cCCTTAAGATTCATGTCTCCTCTACCACCAAGGATGCCCTGGATGAGCTAGGATGCTTCCGGCTAGAGCTTCGAGGGGATGTGGAGATGAAG ggaaaaggaaagatgCGAACTTACTGGCTCCTAGGAGAGCAGAAAGGACCTGCTGGGCTCCTGTAA